The following coding sequences lie in one Heyndrickxia oleronia genomic window:
- the spoVT gene encoding stage V sporulation protein T, producing MKATGIVRRIDDLGRVVIPKEIRRTLRIREGDPLEIFVDRDGEVILKKYSPISELSDFAKEYAEALYDSLGSQILICDRDAVISVAGVSKKDYLNKNIGSPVEKVMDDRTTQIVTQKGQVSLIDGFEEELSSYTISPIVANGDPIGAVIIFSKDRTLGEVEQKAAETASAFLARQMEQ from the coding sequence ATGAAAGCAACTGGAATAGTTCGTCGAATTGATGATTTAGGAAGAGTCGTTATACCAAAGGAAATCCGTAGAACTCTTCGTATCCGTGAGGGTGATCCATTAGAAATTTTTGTGGATCGCGATGGAGAAGTAATCCTTAAAAAATATTCTCCAATTAGCGAATTAAGTGACTTTGCAAAAGAGTATGCAGAAGCATTATATGACAGTCTGGGAAGTCAAATACTAATATGCGATCGAGATGCTGTTATTTCTGTAGCGGGTGTATCGAAAAAGGATTATTTGAATAAGAATATTGGTTCGCCTGTTGAAAAGGTCATGGATGATCGTACCACTCAGATTGTCACACAAAAAGGACAAGTATCACTGATTGATGGATTTGAAGAAGAACTATCTTCCTATACTATTTCACCAATAGTAGCGAATGGCGATCCAATTGGCGCTGTCATTATTTTTTCAAAGGACCGTACACTTGGAGAAGTAGAACAAAAGGCTGCCGAAACAGCATCCGCATTTTTAGCAAGACAGATGGAACAATAG